In Banduia mediterranea, the genomic stretch TCCGCGCCGCAGGTGCATCAAGGCCTCGGTCGCGGCGATACGCCGCAACCAGGCACCGAACGGCGCGTCCCCGCGGTACTGCCCCAGACACTTGAAGGCGCGCAGGAAAGTGTCCTGCATCAGGTCCTGCGCGGAGTCCGGGCAGCCGACCATGCGCCGCACCAGCGCGTAGACCGGGCGTTCGAATGCGCGGTAGATCAGCTCCTGCGCATCGCGCGCCCCGGTGCGCGCTCGTGCCAGCGTTTCGGCGGACAGCGCTGCGTCGAAAGTGGCTCGCATCTCTGTTGGTTTTGATGCGCCGCGCGCGGCAAGGGTCGCAGTCATTCCGGGCCGACTTCGGGCGACAGGCCGCTTGCGGCGAGAAATGCACGGACGCGCTCAGCCGTTTGTTGCGGCCGTTCGAGCATGAAACAGTGCCCGCCGGACACCTGTTGCGCCTGCACCCGGGGATTGGCGCGCTGCAATCCGGCCACGCTGGCCGGCATGAACGGATAGCTGCGATCGCCGCTGATGACCAGCACCGGCACGCTGATCGTGTGCATGCGCCGCCGCGGCAGTATCGGGCTTTCGTAGATCGAAGCCTCCATTTCGCGTGCGCAACTCAGTTCCAGGCCGGCGTCCGTGGGCCTGAGAGCTTCGTCGGCAAAGGCCGCCAGCGCGGCCTCGTCCCAACCCGCGTAGACGCCGCGCCCACGCAGATGCCGCAGTACCGAGTCGCGGTCCGGCCAGACGTGGCGGCGGCGACGCGTGCCCTTGGCGAGCGGGTGCAACCCGAGACGCGCGGCGGCCCAGGATGCCAGCCAGGTTCGCAAGGGCATCAGGATCGGGTCCAACAGCACCAATGCCGAGAAACGCTGCGGTTGCAGGGCCGCCATGCACAGAGTCAGCGCCGCGCCATAGCTGTGCCCGACCCCGATCACCGCGCCGGCATTGCCACGCAGCGCTTCGAGGTTGTCCAGCAGGCGAGCCGTCAGGTGCGCCGCGCCACCGAAGCCGGGCACCGGATCGGACTCGCCGTGGCCTTCCAGATCCTGCGTGATCAGGCCGTAGCCTTCGCTCAACGGCGCCAGAAACGGCCAGTAGACGCCGCCGCTGAGACCGTTGCCGTGAACGAAGTGCAAGCTCGGTTCGCCTGCACGATGGCGGCCTCGCATGAGCCCACCACGGCGGTCGGCCGATGGCGATCGAGACTGCCATTGCGGCAAATCGCGGTAGGCCGGCGCGCGCACGTTGGCGGAGCGGGCGGTGTCGGCTTGCGTCGTCATTCGAGGCTGTAGTCCCAGACCAAGATCACCACGGGCCTCGGCGCGATGTTTTCACGAACGCAGGGCCGCATCGTGCTCGGATGCGCCAGCATCAGGCCGGGCGCCTCATGCGGCGCCTGCACGGTCAGCCCACCGATCCGTTCATGCTGCAGATACAGGCCGCTGCCGGCCAGCAAAGTCACCGCCGAAGCGCCGGAACCATTGACGGCGCGCGCCGGCAGCGCGCGTCCGCGCGGCACCACAATGGCCGAAGCATCCTGCAGGTTCAGACGTTCGC encodes the following:
- a CDS encoding alpha/beta fold hydrolase, with the translated sequence MTTQADTARSANVRAPAYRDLPQWQSRSPSADRRGGLMRGRHRAGEPSLHFVHGNGLSGGVYWPFLAPLSEGYGLITQDLEGHGESDPVPGFGGAAHLTARLLDNLEALRGNAGAVIGVGHSYGAALTLCMAALQPQRFSALVLLDPILMPLRTWLASWAAARLGLHPLAKGTRRRRHVWPDRDSVLRHLRGRGVYAGWDEAALAAFADEALRPTDAGLELSCAREMEASIYESPILPRRRMHTISVPVLVISGDRSYPFMPASVAGLQRANPRVQAQQVSGGHCFMLERPQQTAERVRAFLAASGLSPEVGPE